In Leishmania mexicana MHOM/GT/2001/U1103 complete genome, chromosome 13, the following proteins share a genomic window:
- a CDS encoding EF hand-like protein, translated as MADVYPGYGWCPQAPQGYMANPMYDGQQPASYPATAGSLGGGTYALRQYRAPPELVSWFQAVDSDCNGRIDVAELNAALSSAGFRFSFGTTEKLLTRYDLDRSGTITMEEFAHLHEFITAMQQGFRQRDTSGDGRLDSRETLEAFRLSGFVLGEQTFQAVMRKFDRQHRGSLGFDDYIELSIFMAQTRDAFAYYDRDRSGQVLFNFDTFLGTAATIW; from the coding sequence ATGGCGGATGTCTACCCAGGCTACGGGTGGTGCCCCCAAGCCCCTCAGGGCTACATGGCGAATCCGATGTACGACGGACAGCAACCCGCCAGCTAtcctgccaccgccggctCCCTTGGCGGTGGCACAtacgcgctgcggcagtaTCGAGCGCCACCAGAGTTAGTCAGTTGGTTCCAGGCGGTGGACAGTGACTGTAATGGTCGCATCGATGTGGCCGAGCTGAACGCTGCCCTTTCCAGCGCCGGCTTCCGGTTTAGCTTTGGCACGACCGAGAAGTTGCTAACCCGCTACGACCTCGACCGCAGTGGCACCATCACCATGGAGGAGTTTGCCCACCTCCACGAGTTCATTACGGCGATGCAGCAAGGCTTCCGTCAGCGCGACACCAGCGGTGACGGACGTCTCGACAGTAGAGAGACACTCGAGGCCTTCCGGCTCAGTGGCTTCGTCCTCGGCGAGCAGACGTTTCAGGCTGTCATGCGAAAGTTTGaccggcagcaccgcggctCGCTTGGCTTCGACGACTACATCGAGCTCTCCATCTTTATGGCGCAAACGCGCGACGCGTTCGCCTACTATGATCGAGACCGCAGCGGTCAGGTGCTCTTTAACTTCGACACCTTCCTTGGCACGGCGGCAACGATCTGGTAA
- a CDS encoding programmed cell death 6 protein-like protein, protein MAYPYNANYGYTQPPTQYGQPPAAAGTHGHPPVTTPLPYNAQTAYDGVKPPMPTSTGVYAPSARHMNDNHELMEWFRAVDTDGSGAISVPELNAALSSAGVPFSLATTEKLLYMYDKNHSGEITFTEFKDLHQFILSMKEGFRKRDSSGDGRLDSNEVRAALVSSGYQLSEQTFQALMRKFDRQRRGSLGFDDYVELSIFISKVRNVFAFYDRERTGQVTFTFDTFIGGSVSIL, encoded by the coding sequence ATGGCATACCCGTATAACGCAAACTACGGCTACACTCAGCCGCCCACGCAGTACGGCCAGCCtcctgcggcggcagggacCCACGGTCACCCGCCCgtgacgacgccgctgccgtacAACGCCCAAACTGCCTACGACGGCGTAAAACCACCGATGCCGACCTCCACCGGCGTGTACGCCCCCTCCGCTCGGCACATGAACGACAACCACGAGCTGATGGAGTGGTTCCGCGCGGTCGACACGGATGGTAGCGGCGCCATCAGCGTGCCGGAGCTGAACGCGGCCCTGTCGTCCGCCGGCGTGCCGTTCAGCCTCGCCACGACGGAGAAGTTGCTGTACATGTACGACAAAAACCATAGTGGCGAGATCACCTTCACCGAGTTCAAGGATCTTCATCAGTTCATTTTGAGCATGAAGGAGGGCTTCCGCAAGCGCGACTCCAGCGGCGACGGTCGGCTCGACAGCAACGAGGTgcgcgccgccctcgtctCGAGCGGCTATCAGCTGTCGGAGCAGACGTTCCAGGCCTTGATGCGCAAGTTCgaccgtcagcgccgcggcagcctcgGCTTCGACGACTACGTCGAGCTCTCCATCTTTATTTCGAAGGTGCGGAACGTCTTCGCCTTTTACGACCGCGAGCGCACGGGGCAGGTCACATTCACCTTTGACACCTTCATCGGTGGTAGCGTCTCCATCCTGTAG